From the genome of Geothrix sp. 21YS21S-4, one region includes:
- a CDS encoding short-chain fatty acyl-CoA regulator family protein, which yields MPSVAPAKPAARLGAKIRLLRRQEGLTQLQLAQALGISPSYLNLIEGNKRPLTAPLLIRLAQQFHLDLKALAPEEDQRLSDDLMEVFGDSLFEPLGLQAQDVRELVQNSPQLARGVFELYRAYQHVQGSLGTLSARLSDGQGFDPEATRLASEEVGDFIQQAMNHFPDLEAAAEALAARAGLEANGPYPVLAAAFEARGIQVRIHPASEAPGLLRRFDPDRRTLSLSELLPQRSRSFQLAHQLALLDHGTLLDHLTAHPLLRTAASRALARVALANYFAGAVIMPYDRFLRAARGERYDIEILARRFQASFEQVCHRLTTLRRPGAEGVPFHFLRIDIAGNISKSFSASGIRFARFSGACPRWNAHAAFLTPGLIRTQLSEMPDGRKYFCIARTIQKDTGGYRGQHATQALGLGCEMGYAKDLIYADGLRLDQPPVPVGVTCRLCERTDCEQRAFPPLQQTFKVDENLRRTSFYARIEGT from the coding sequence ATGCCCTCGGTCGCCCCCGCCAAGCCCGCAGCCCGCCTCGGCGCCAAGATCCGCCTCCTCCGCCGGCAGGAGGGCCTCACCCAGCTCCAACTAGCCCAGGCCCTGGGCATCAGCCCCAGCTACCTGAACCTGATCGAAGGAAACAAGCGCCCCCTGACGGCGCCGCTCCTGATCCGGCTGGCCCAGCAGTTCCACCTCGACCTGAAGGCCCTCGCGCCGGAAGAGGACCAGCGCTTGTCCGACGACCTGATGGAGGTGTTCGGCGATTCCCTGTTCGAGCCCCTGGGCCTCCAGGCCCAGGACGTCCGGGAGCTGGTCCAGAACAGCCCGCAGCTCGCCCGGGGGGTCTTCGAGCTGTACCGCGCCTACCAGCACGTCCAGGGGAGCCTGGGCACCCTGTCAGCCCGGCTGAGCGACGGCCAGGGCTTCGACCCGGAGGCCACCCGACTGGCCTCAGAGGAGGTGGGCGACTTCATCCAGCAGGCCATGAACCACTTCCCCGACCTGGAAGCCGCGGCGGAAGCCCTGGCGGCTCGCGCCGGGCTTGAGGCGAACGGCCCCTATCCAGTCCTCGCGGCGGCCTTCGAGGCCCGGGGCATCCAGGTGCGGATCCATCCGGCCTCGGAAGCGCCGGGGCTCCTCCGCCGCTTCGATCCGGACCGGCGGACCCTCAGCCTGTCGGAGCTGCTGCCCCAGCGCAGCCGCAGCTTCCAGCTGGCGCACCAGTTGGCGCTGCTGGACCACGGTACCCTGCTGGACCACCTCACCGCCCATCCCCTGCTGCGGACCGCCGCCTCCCGCGCCCTCGCCCGGGTGGCCCTGGCCAACTACTTCGCGGGGGCGGTGATCATGCCCTACGACCGGTTCCTCCGCGCGGCCCGCGGGGAGCGCTACGACATCGAGATCCTGGCCCGGCGGTTCCAGGCCAGCTTCGAGCAGGTCTGCCACCGCCTGACCACCCTCCGCCGCCCGGGGGCGGAGGGCGTGCCCTTCCACTTCCTGCGCATCGACATCGCCGGGAACATCTCCAAGAGCTTCTCCGCGTCGGGCATCCGGTTCGCGCGGTTCTCCGGCGCCTGCCCCCGCTGGAACGCCCACGCCGCCTTCCTCACGCCCGGCCTGATCCGTACCCAGCTCAGCGAAATGCCCGATGGCCGGAAGTACTTCTGCATCGCCCGCACCATCCAAAAGGATACCGGCGGCTACCGGGGCCAGCACGCCACCCAGGCCCTGGGGCTGGGCTGCGAAATGGGCTACGCCAAGGACCTGATCTACGCCGACGGCCTCCGGCTCGACCAGCCGCCGGTCCCCGTCGGCGTGACCTGCCGCCTGTGCGAGCGCACCGACTGCGAGCAGCGCGCCTTCCCGCCCCTCCAGCAGACCTTCAAGGTGGACGAGAACCTCCGCCGCACGAGCTTCTACGCCCGGATCGAAGGGACCTGA
- the aceA gene encoding isocitrate lyase, whose amino-acid sequence MTPRFSVPPLDDDFSAQRWAGITRPYGPETVKKLRGSLHIEYTVAQLGARKLWKLLQNEEPTRALGALSGGQAVQMAKAGLQAIYCSGWQVAADANLSGQTYPDQSLYPANSVPALVKRLNGALQRADQVEHGEGGVSRDWFLPILADAEAGFGGPLNAFELMKGMIEAGAAGVHFEDQLSSEKKCGHLGGKVLIPTGHFIRTLVAARLAADVMDVPSLIVARTDADSARLITSDVDERDQPFLTGERTPEGFHRITGGLQMAIARAKAYAPYADLIWCETSTPDLKEAREFAEGVHAEFPGKLLAYNCSPSFNWKKKLSDEEIAGFQQELGAMGYKFQFITLAGFHSLNFGMFELANAYRTEHMTAYSRLQEAEFAAEAKGYTATKHQREVGTGYFDEVAQAISGGLASTLALAESTEAQQFH is encoded by the coding sequence ATGACCCCTCGCTTTTCCGTTCCCCCCCTCGACGACGACTTCTCCGCCCAGCGGTGGGCCGGGATCACGCGCCCCTACGGTCCTGAGACCGTCAAGAAGCTCCGCGGGAGCCTCCACATCGAGTACACGGTGGCCCAGCTGGGTGCCCGCAAGCTGTGGAAGCTCCTCCAGAACGAGGAGCCCACCCGGGCCCTGGGGGCGCTCAGCGGCGGCCAGGCGGTCCAGATGGCCAAGGCCGGCCTGCAGGCCATCTACTGCTCCGGCTGGCAGGTGGCGGCGGATGCCAATCTCTCGGGCCAGACCTATCCCGACCAGAGCCTCTACCCCGCCAATTCGGTCCCCGCGCTGGTCAAGCGCCTGAACGGGGCGCTCCAGCGGGCGGACCAGGTGGAGCACGGGGAAGGGGGCGTCAGCCGCGACTGGTTCCTGCCCATCCTGGCGGACGCAGAGGCCGGATTCGGCGGGCCCCTCAACGCCTTCGAGCTGATGAAGGGGATGATCGAGGCCGGGGCGGCGGGCGTCCACTTCGAGGACCAGCTCTCCAGCGAAAAGAAGTGCGGCCACCTGGGCGGCAAGGTGCTGATCCCCACCGGCCACTTCATCCGCACCCTCGTCGCGGCCCGCTTGGCGGCGGACGTGATGGACGTGCCCTCGCTGATCGTCGCCCGCACCGATGCCGATTCGGCCCGCCTGATCACCTCCGACGTGGACGAGCGGGACCAGCCTTTCCTCACCGGCGAGCGCACCCCGGAAGGCTTCCACCGGATCACCGGCGGATTGCAGATGGCCATCGCCCGCGCCAAGGCCTACGCGCCCTACGCCGACCTGATCTGGTGCGAGACCTCCACGCCGGACCTGAAGGAGGCGCGGGAATTCGCCGAGGGCGTCCACGCCGAGTTCCCCGGCAAGCTCCTGGCCTACAACTGCTCGCCGTCGTTCAACTGGAAGAAGAAGCTGTCGGACGAGGAGATCGCCGGGTTCCAGCAGGAATTGGGCGCCATGGGCTACAAGTTCCAGTTCATCACGCTGGCGGGCTTCCACAGCCTGAACTTCGGGATGTTCGAGCTGGCCAACGCCTACCGCACCGAGCACATGACGGCCTATTCCCGGTTGCAGGAGGCGGAGTTCGCCGCGGAGGCGAAGGGCTACACCGCCACGAAGCACCAGCGGGAGGTGGGCACCGGCTACTTCGACGAGGTGGCCCAGGCCATCAGCGGAGGCCTGGCTTCCACCCTGGCCCTGGCGGAATCCACCGAGGCCCAGCAGTTCCACTAG
- a CDS encoding S9 family peptidase: protein MRTLRLLAPLASLVLTASAPVSTEMALTSSDGFELKGTLTLPDAKGKAPVVILAHEFAKDRAGWAPLATRLADRGIGTLALDLRGHGTSTRKAGADVTVSGNFMASAQAVGFDRIPADLVQAAAWVRKQRGVDGRRIGLAGSSVGAFSSLLAAADVKPVAVLALSPAGTPVFGADARERVKTSVLRAGASVLVLASADDKDAAENALAVKGLPGVAVDMKEGEAHGFAYFADCADLMAVFFGEYLTYHHTGKRYAVPTPTPKPADAIK, encoded by the coding sequence ATGCGCACGCTCCGCCTGCTGGCCCCTTTGGCGTCCCTGGTCCTGACCGCTTCCGCGCCCGTTTCCACGGAAATGGCCCTCACCAGTTCCGATGGTTTCGAGCTGAAGGGCACCCTCACGCTTCCGGACGCGAAGGGGAAGGCGCCCGTGGTGATCCTGGCCCACGAGTTCGCCAAGGACCGCGCGGGCTGGGCGCCACTGGCGACCCGCCTCGCGGACCGCGGGATCGGCACCCTGGCGCTGGATCTGCGCGGCCACGGCACCAGCACCCGGAAGGCCGGAGCCGACGTGACCGTGTCCGGCAACTTCATGGCCTCCGCGCAGGCGGTGGGCTTCGACCGGATCCCCGCCGACCTCGTCCAGGCCGCAGCGTGGGTCCGCAAACAGCGGGGCGTGGACGGCCGCCGCATCGGCCTCGCGGGCTCCAGCGTCGGCGCTTTCTCGTCCCTCCTGGCCGCCGCCGACGTGAAGCCCGTGGCCGTCCTGGCGCTCAGCCCGGCGGGAACGCCCGTCTTCGGCGCGGACGCCCGCGAGCGGGTGAAGACCTCAGTCCTCCGCGCGGGAGCTTCCGTCCTGGTGCTCGCTTCCGCCGACGACAAGGACGCCGCCGAAAACGCCCTCGCGGTGAAGGGCCTACCGGGGGTGGCCGTGGACATGAAGGAGGGCGAGGCCCACGGCTTCGCCTATTTCGCGGACTGCGCCGATCTCATGGCCGTGTTCTTCGGCGAGTACCTCACCTACCACCACACGGGGAAGCGCTACGCGGTTCCCACCCCCACGCCGAAGCCGGCGGACGCCATCAAATAG
- the frr gene encoding ribosome recycling factor — MSIQTPDAVLQETKRRMHASVEALKKEMATIRTGRANASLLDNVHVEYYGSTVPLNQMGTVSVPEAGMLVVTPFDKSAIKAVETAILKSELGINPSNDGNVIRLPIPMLTEERRKELVKVLHRLGEEIKTGVRNIRRDANEDVKKLEKAKEGHISEDAAKKTLEDIQKVTDAHIKEIDEAMKHKEAEIMKV; from the coding sequence ATGTCCATCCAGACCCCCGACGCCGTCCTGCAGGAGACCAAGCGGCGCATGCACGCGTCCGTGGAGGCGCTGAAGAAGGAGATGGCCACCATCCGCACCGGCCGGGCCAACGCGAGCCTGCTGGACAACGTCCACGTCGAGTACTACGGCTCCACGGTTCCCCTGAACCAGATGGGCACGGTGTCCGTCCCCGAGGCCGGAATGCTGGTGGTGACGCCCTTCGACAAGAGCGCCATCAAGGCCGTAGAGACGGCCATCCTCAAGTCCGAATTGGGCATCAACCCCTCCAACGACGGCAACGTGATCCGCCTCCCGATTCCGATGCTCACGGAGGAGCGGCGCAAGGAGCTGGTGAAGGTGCTCCACCGCCTGGGCGAGGAGATCAAGACCGGCGTCCGCAACATCCGCCGCGACGCCAACGAGGACGTGAAGAAGCTGGAGAAGGCGAAGGAAGGGCACATCTCCGAAGACGCGGCGAAGAAGACCCTGGAGGACATCCAGAAGGTCACCGACGCCCACATCAAGGAGATCGACGAGGCCATGAAGCACAAAGAAGCCGAGATCATGAAGGTCTGA
- a CDS encoding TSUP family transporter has translation MPSLPVLVLLMLAALLAGFIDAVVGGGGLITVPALMLGLPAGTPLPTLLGTNKAVAVTGTTLAAGTFLRSGALAWRELVGPVLASALGASVGVWLTYRVHGDFLKPMLLVLLVAMLVFTLLKPELGSLHAPRFGLHHQRGLAALIALALGFYDGFFGPGTGSLLIFLFVSVLGFDFLRASALAKGVNWASNLTSMVLFVSRGSWIPGVAVGMAAANGVGGYLGAHVAVNRGSGWVRGLFIAVVGALILRLGWQLLVP, from the coding sequence ATGCCCTCCCTCCCCGTCCTCGTCCTCCTCATGCTGGCCGCCCTCCTGGCGGGGTTCATCGATGCCGTGGTGGGAGGAGGCGGGCTGATCACAGTCCCCGCGCTGATGCTCGGGCTGCCGGCGGGGACGCCCCTGCCGACGCTGCTGGGGACGAACAAGGCGGTGGCGGTGACGGGCACCACCTTGGCCGCGGGAACGTTCCTGCGCTCCGGTGCGCTGGCGTGGCGCGAACTGGTGGGACCCGTCCTGGCCTCGGCCCTCGGCGCTTCCGTGGGCGTGTGGCTCACCTACCGCGTCCACGGGGATTTTCTGAAGCCCATGCTCTTGGTTCTCCTGGTGGCGATGCTGGTCTTCACGCTCCTCAAGCCGGAGCTGGGCAGCCTGCACGCGCCGCGCTTCGGGCTCCATCACCAGCGGGGTCTGGCGGCGCTCATCGCGCTGGCCCTGGGCTTCTACGACGGGTTCTTCGGGCCGGGCACGGGCTCGCTGCTGATCTTTCTGTTCGTGTCGGTGCTGGGATTCGATTTTCTGCGGGCCTCGGCCCTGGCCAAGGGCGTGAACTGGGCGTCGAACCTCACGTCCATGGTCCTGTTCGTGAGCCGGGGGAGCTGGATCCCCGGCGTGGCCGTGGGCATGGCCGCGGCGAACGGCGTGGGCGGCTATCTCGGCGCGCACGTCGCGGTGAACCGCGGCAGCGGGTGGGTGCGCGGGCTGTTCATCGCCGTCGTGGGGGCTTTGATCCTCCGGCTGGGCTGGCAGCTGCTCGTGCCCTGA
- a CDS encoding OmpP1/FadL family transporter, which translates to MAQAVRGIIGAGLVLGAAALPAVAQSLALPAADPVGISRSGAQVAYGYSLEAAALNPALLASLREKGGFYLSGGADLASIQQSLESTQFTRYSADRNRALVAFGAGYHLSPTFSLGLKLDEPFARHAQLLDDAPSRFQGDGIDLSARRLEAQAAWALSPNLSVGVGVGAARLGFESSSVMRFGIPLDASVPASGTNPVSGLVEQRVGQSGHKTVPSYSLGIRWAISPRWTVAAAHQSGLKGDLDLQAGFRGADMGVYANDGLSRTAPLGTAARVPALLAASTPFHAGSDTVELPSQTTLGFRHRATPMVTWEMDVRWTSAGLRVPSFAQVATPSGTVVSPAEIAQGKSHLGVGASVEVELGKFWTVRGGLSLDQRSQEEALTEPLLDGSRTAAFSIGAGYKVWGGELNFGYQYRLSEDQDSRTMVGSWSSSGYRVVQADRLRMEGMGHLLALGFKKTF; encoded by the coding sequence ATGGCGCAGGCGGTTCGTGGAATCATCGGGGCGGGACTCGTACTGGGGGCCGCCGCGCTTCCGGCCGTGGCCCAGAGTCTGGCCCTCCCGGCGGCCGATCCCGTGGGCATCAGCCGGAGCGGGGCCCAGGTGGCCTACGGCTACAGCCTCGAAGCCGCCGCCCTCAATCCCGCCCTGCTGGCCTCCCTCCGGGAAAAGGGCGGCTTCTATCTCTCCGGTGGAGCCGACCTGGCGTCCATCCAGCAGAGCCTGGAATCTACCCAGTTCACGCGCTACAGCGCCGACCGCAACCGCGCCCTGGTGGCCTTCGGCGCCGGCTACCACCTCTCGCCCACGTTCAGCCTGGGATTGAAGCTGGACGAGCCCTTCGCCCGTCACGCCCAGCTCCTGGACGATGCCCCGAGCCGCTTCCAAGGCGACGGGATCGATCTCTCCGCCCGACGGCTGGAGGCGCAGGCCGCCTGGGCCCTCAGCCCCAACCTGTCCGTGGGTGTGGGCGTGGGCGCCGCCCGGCTGGGATTCGAGTCCAGCAGCGTCATGCGGTTCGGGATTCCCCTGGACGCCTCCGTGCCCGCCTCCGGCACCAACCCGGTCAGCGGCCTGGTGGAGCAGCGCGTGGGCCAGTCGGGCCACAAGACCGTGCCCAGCTACTCCCTCGGCATCCGGTGGGCCATCAGTCCCCGGTGGACCGTGGCCGCCGCGCACCAGTCGGGGCTGAAGGGAGACCTCGATCTCCAAGCGGGTTTCCGCGGCGCGGACATGGGCGTCTATGCCAATGACGGCCTCAGCCGGACGGCGCCCCTCGGCACGGCCGCGCGGGTTCCCGCGCTCCTGGCCGCGTCCACGCCGTTTCACGCGGGAAGCGACACCGTGGAACTGCCCTCGCAGACCACCCTCGGATTCCGTCACCGGGCCACGCCCATGGTGACCTGGGAGATGGACGTGCGCTGGACCTCGGCGGGCCTCCGGGTGCCCTCCTTCGCGCAGGTGGCCACGCCCAGTGGAACCGTGGTCTCGCCCGCGGAGATCGCCCAGGGCAAGAGCCACCTCGGGGTCGGCGCTTCCGTGGAAGTGGAACTCGGGAAGTTCTGGACGGTGCGCGGCGGACTGTCCCTGGACCAGCGATCGCAGGAGGAGGCCCTGACGGAGCCCCTGCTGGACGGGTCGCGGACGGCGGCCTTCTCCATCGGCGCGGGCTACAAGGTGTGGGGCGGCGAACTGAACTTCGGCTACCAGTACCGGCTGAGCGAGGATCAGGATTCCCGCACGATGGTGGGCAGCTGGAGCTCCTCCGGCTACCGCGTCGTGCAGGCCGACCGGCTGCGGATGGAGGGAATGGGACACCTCCTGGCCCTCGGCTTCAAGAAGACGTTCTAG
- the rlmB gene encoding 23S rRNA (guanosine(2251)-2'-O)-methyltransferase RlmB — protein sequence MRYLGPHACEEALVRGELHTVWIAPAAFGRLARFIAEARTAGVVVHREPMEGLDRRSQGQRHQGILGEGAAFAYTDFEDLLPRLTAKGDASLVLALDGVTDPHNLGAILRSAAAAGVDGVVLPERRSAAVNETVIRASAGTAGRVPVCRVVNLGRALDGLKDAGAWIYGLAAGEGSRDYLAEPFDRATVLVMGAEGEGLHLKIRERCDGLLHIPMPGGVESLNVSAAAAVALFRVLARRSTPKFSLEASPGV from the coding sequence GTGCGCTATCTCGGTCCCCACGCCTGCGAAGAGGCCCTGGTCCGCGGCGAACTGCACACGGTCTGGATCGCGCCGGCGGCCTTCGGGCGGCTGGCGCGGTTCATCGCCGAGGCCCGGACCGCCGGCGTCGTGGTCCATCGGGAGCCCATGGAGGGCCTCGATCGGCGCAGTCAGGGCCAGCGCCATCAGGGCATCCTGGGCGAGGGCGCGGCCTTCGCGTACACCGATTTCGAGGACCTGCTTCCCCGCTTGACGGCGAAGGGGGACGCGTCCCTCGTCCTGGCGCTGGACGGCGTGACCGATCCCCACAACCTCGGCGCCATCCTCCGCTCCGCCGCCGCGGCGGGCGTGGATGGCGTCGTGCTGCCGGAACGGCGCTCGGCGGCGGTGAACGAGACCGTGATCCGCGCCAGCGCCGGAACGGCGGGTCGCGTGCCCGTGTGCCGGGTGGTGAACCTGGGGCGGGCCCTGGACGGATTGAAGGACGCGGGCGCGTGGATCTACGGCCTCGCGGCGGGCGAAGGAAGCCGCGACTACCTGGCGGAGCCCTTCGACCGCGCCACGGTGCTGGTGATGGGCGCCGAGGGAGAGGGCCTCCACCTCAAGATCCGCGAGCGCTGCGACGGCCTGCTGCACATTCCGATGCCCGGCGGCGTGGAGAGCCTCAACGTGTCCGCGGCGGCGGCAGTGGCGCTGTTCCGCGTGCTGGCGCGGCGCAGCACTCCGAAGTTTTCCCTTGAGGCGTCCCCAGGGGTGTGA
- the tuf gene encoding elongation factor Tu: MAKEKFDRSKPHVNIGTIGHVDHGKTTLTAAITYVLAKKFGGETKSYDQIDSAPEEKARGITINTAHVEYQTEKRHYAHVDCPGHADYVKNMITGAAQMDGAILVVAATDGPMPQTREHILLARQVGVPYIVVFMNKIDIADPELAELVEMEIRDLLSSYQYPGDEIPIIKGSARLALDHADTPDHADCACIHELMAAVDAYIPDPVRAIDKPFIMPVEDVFTITGRGTVVTGRIEQGIVKVGEEIEIIGLKDTVKKVVTGVEMFRKSLDQGQAGDNAGILLRGVERKDVERGQVLAKPGSITPHTKFNAQVYVLTKEEGGRHTPFFNKYRPQFYFRTTDVTGSIELEAGREMVMPGDNVTLTVELIQPIAMDKGLKFAIREGGRTVGAGNVGEILA; this comes from the coding sequence GTGGCCAAAGAGAAATTCGACCGTTCGAAGCCCCACGTCAACATCGGCACCATCGGCCACGTGGACCACGGCAAGACGACCCTGACCGCCGCCATCACCTACGTGCTGGCGAAGAAGTTCGGTGGAGAGACCAAGTCCTACGACCAGATCGACTCCGCGCCCGAAGAGAAGGCCCGCGGGATCACGATTAACACCGCCCACGTCGAGTACCAGACCGAGAAGCGGCACTACGCCCACGTGGACTGCCCCGGTCACGCCGACTACGTCAAGAACATGATCACCGGCGCGGCCCAGATGGACGGCGCGATCCTCGTGGTCGCCGCCACCGACGGCCCCATGCCCCAGACCCGCGAGCACATCCTGCTCGCCCGTCAGGTCGGCGTGCCCTACATCGTGGTCTTCATGAACAAGATCGACATCGCCGACCCCGAGCTCGCCGAGCTGGTCGAGATGGAAATCCGCGACCTGCTGTCCTCCTACCAGTACCCCGGCGACGAGATCCCCATCATCAAGGGTTCCGCCCGTCTGGCCCTGGATCACGCCGACACCCCCGACCACGCCGATTGCGCCTGCATCCATGAGCTGATGGCCGCCGTCGACGCCTACATTCCCGATCCCGTCCGCGCCATCGACAAGCCCTTCATCATGCCCGTCGAGGACGTGTTCACCATCACCGGCCGCGGCACCGTGGTGACCGGCCGCATCGAGCAGGGCATCGTCAAGGTCGGCGAGGAAATCGAGATCATCGGCCTCAAGGACACCGTCAAGAAGGTCGTGACCGGCGTCGAGATGTTCCGCAAGTCCCTGGACCAGGGCCAGGCTGGCGACAACGCTGGCATCCTGCTCCGCGGCGTGGAGCGCAAGGACGTGGAGCGCGGCCAGGTGCTCGCCAAGCCCGGCAGCATCACCCCCCACACCAAGTTCAACGCGCAGGTGTACGTGCTGACCAAGGAAGAGGGCGGCCGCCACACCCCGTTCTTCAACAAGTATCGTCCCCAGTTCTACTTCCGCACCACCGACGTGACCGGCTCCATTGAGCTCGAGGCCGGCCGCGAGATGGTGATGCCCGGCGACAACGTCACCCTGACGGTCGAGCTGATCCAGCCCATCGCCATGGACAAGGGTCTGAAGTTCGCCATCCGCGAGGGTGGTCGCACGGTGGGCGCCGGCAACGTGGGCGAGATCCTGGCCTAG
- the rpmG gene encoding 50S ribosomal protein L33: MRDIIHLQCQECKRKNYSTTKNKKTTTGKLEFNKFCRFCGGYRVHRETK; this comes from the coding sequence ATGCGCGACATCATTCATCTGCAGTGCCAAGAGTGCAAGCGTAAGAACTACAGCACGACGAAGAACAAGAAGACCACCACGGGCAAGCTTGAATTCAACAAGTTCTGCCGGTTCTGTGGCGGTTATCGGGTTCACCGCGAGACGAAGTAG
- the secE gene encoding preprotein translocase subunit SecE: MIGAIKQQAKDLFAELDRVDWPSKEKVMTSTWTVVIVSVFVGAFLWSVDWLLSKGFAYFFLKAR, from the coding sequence GTGATCGGAGCCATCAAACAGCAGGCCAAGGATCTGTTCGCGGAGCTCGACCGCGTCGATTGGCCGAGCAAGGAGAAGGTGATGACTTCCACCTGGACGGTGGTGATCGTTTCCGTCTTCGTCGGGGCGTTCCTCTGGTCCGTGGATTGGCTTCTCTCCAAGGGCTTCGCGTACTTCTTCCTGAAGGCCCGTTGA
- the nusG gene encoding transcription termination/antitermination protein NusG — translation MTDLASTPQDTTIPVQPQGRELKWFIIHTYSGYEAKVMEHLRQRIKMEERDGSFGDIQIPEETYEEMKVDAKSGKKERVVKKRKSFPGYLLVQIQVERKPDGSVEMADADWHLVRNTPKVTSFVGANKKRPTPLTDDEVRQIMHHTEETQEKPKPKYHFEKGEKVRIIDGPFANFEGDVEEIHEERSTIKVMVTVFGRSTPVELDFIQIEKR, via the coding sequence ATGACCGATCTCGCGAGCACCCCCCAGGACACGACGATTCCCGTACAGCCCCAGGGCCGGGAGTTGAAGTGGTTCATCATCCACACCTACTCGGGCTACGAGGCGAAGGTGATGGAGCATCTCCGGCAGCGCATCAAGATGGAAGAGCGCGACGGGAGCTTCGGGGACATCCAGATTCCCGAAGAGACCTACGAGGAGATGAAGGTCGACGCCAAGTCCGGAAAGAAGGAGCGCGTCGTCAAGAAGCGGAAGTCCTTCCCGGGCTATCTGCTGGTCCAGATCCAGGTGGAGCGCAAGCCGGACGGCTCTGTGGAGATGGCCGACGCCGACTGGCACCTGGTGCGGAACACGCCCAAGGTCACCAGCTTCGTGGGCGCCAACAAGAAGCGCCCCACGCCCCTGACGGACGACGAAGTCCGCCAGATCATGCACCACACGGAAGAGACCCAGGAGAAGCCCAAGCCGAAGTACCACTTCGAGAAGGGCGAGAAGGTTCGCATCATCGACGGTCCCTTCGCGAACTTCGAGGGCGACGTGGAGGAGATCCACGAAGAGCGGTCCACCATCAAGGTCATGGTCACCGTCTTCGGCCGCTCCACGCCGGTGGAACTGGACTTCATCCAGATCGAAAAGAGGTGA
- the rplK gene encoding 50S ribosomal protein L11: protein MAKKITGYIKLQLPAGEATPAPPVGPALGQHGVNIMEFVKQFNAKSVGAVEKGTTLPVVITVFADRSFSFILKTPPAAVLIKKKIGLDKGSATPNKQKVGKITKAQLAEIAKVKMPDLNAGSLEAAVRSIAGSARSMGVEVID from the coding sequence ATGGCAAAGAAGATCACCGGCTACATCAAGCTGCAGCTGCCCGCGGGCGAGGCCACCCCGGCCCCTCCCGTCGGTCCCGCGCTGGGCCAGCACGGCGTCAACATCATGGAATTCGTGAAGCAGTTCAACGCGAAGTCCGTGGGCGCGGTGGAGAAGGGCACGACCCTGCCCGTCGTCATCACCGTCTTCGCCGACCGCAGCTTCAGCTTCATCCTGAAGACCCCGCCCGCCGCGGTGCTGATCAAGAAGAAGATCGGCCTCGACAAGGGCAGCGCCACGCCCAACAAGCAGAAGGTCGGCAAGATCACCAAGGCGCAGCTCGCCGAGATCGCCAAGGTGAAGATGCCCGACCTCAACGCCGGCAGTCTCGAGGCCGCCGTCCGTTCCATCGCGGGCTCCGCGCGCTCCATGGGCGTCGAAGTCATCGACTGA
- the rplA gene encoding 50S ribosomal protein L1 — MAKPGKKYRAAAAKIEDRPYELKDALAVVKDSAYAKFDETVEVHMRLGVDPRHADQMVRGTIVLPHGTGKTMRVAVIAGGEKIKEAEAAGAEIVGGDELVEKIAGGFLDFDALVATPDMMKGVGRLGKVLGPRGLMPNPKTGTVTFDVVKAIKEIKAGKVEYRVDKTGIIHAPVGKLSFGVEKLEENAKALIDAVHKAKPATAKGKYVKTMYVASTMGPSVTLNTTSVEK; from the coding sequence ATGGCAAAACCTGGAAAGAAGTACCGGGCTGCCGCGGCCAAGATCGAAGATCGCCCCTATGAGCTGAAGGATGCCCTCGCGGTCGTCAAGGACTCGGCCTACGCCAAGTTCGACGAGACGGTCGAAGTGCACATGCGGCTCGGCGTCGACCCCCGTCACGCGGACCAGATGGTCCGCGGGACCATCGTCCTGCCCCACGGAACGGGCAAGACGATGCGCGTGGCGGTCATCGCCGGTGGCGAAAAGATCAAGGAAGCGGAAGCGGCGGGCGCCGAGATCGTGGGCGGGGACGAGCTGGTCGAGAAGATCGCCGGCGGATTCCTCGACTTCGATGCTCTGGTCGCGACCCCCGACATGATGAAGGGCGTCGGCCGGCTGGGTAAGGTCCTCGGTCCCCGCGGCCTCATGCCCAATCCCAAGACCGGCACCGTGACCTTCGACGTGGTCAAGGCCATCAAGGAGATCAAGGCCGGCAAGGTGGAGTACCGCGTCGACAAGACCGGCATCATCCACGCGCCCGTGGGCAAGCTGTCCTTCGGTGTCGAGAAGCTGGAAGAGAACGCCAAGGCGCTCATCGATGCCGTCCACAAGGCCAAGCCCGCCACGGCCAAGGGCAAATACGTGAAGACGATGTACGTCGCCTCCACCATGGGCCCCTCGGTCACCCTCAACACCACAAGCGTTGAGAAGTAG